The DNA region CAAGACAAACAATAGGTTCTCTTGAGAATGGAAGATATAATCCATCAATTCTTCTTGCTTTTAAGATTGCAAGATATTTTAATATGAGTATTGAAGAAATATTTATTTATGAGGAGGAATGAATATAATGATTAAGAAAAATAATATGTGGATTTATGCTGTCCTAACAATTATAGGTGCTATTTCAATTTACATTGGAGGCTTTGTTATAAGTGAAAAGTTAAAAGGGGTGTCTGGATTATGTATTGGTTTAGGTGCAGCCATATTCTCAATTGGAATAGGAAATTTTATTGGAGCTTTCATTATTTCAAAAGTAGAAACAGAAGAAATTATTCGTAAGAAAAATATTGAGGTAAATGATGAACGTAATATAAGAATTAGAGAGAAGGTTGGAGCAAAAATTAACCGAATTCTTATTTATGTTCTTAGCATTATTGTTTTAGTTCTTGGATTTATGGGGGTAAATGTTGTTATTATTATCATGATTTCCTCTGTATTTTTGTTAGAACTTATATTAGCAATTGTGCTGACAAACTATTACTCAAAACAAATGTAATTAGATATATAAGTGAATTGAAGGAAGTGTAAAATTATGATTGAAATAAATAAAAACAAAATAGAAAAAATTGCTGATGTAAACAGAAAGCTTTTAATAGAACTACCAGATAAGACGAAAGTTCCAATCATAGGTCAAGGGACTTGGTACTTAGGTGAAAAGTCAAATGACAGAGCAAGAGAAATGGCTGCACTAAAGCTAGGTATAGAACTAGGAATGACACTAATAGATACGGCAGAAATGTATGGCAGTGGAAGATCTGAGACTTTAGTAGGGGAAGCTATAAAGGGGATTAGAGATAGTGTATTTTTAGTATCTAAGGTTTATCCTCATAACTCTGGATTAAACAATATTTTTAGCTCCTGCGAAAATAGCCTGAAAAGGTTTGGAACAGATCATTTGAATTTATATTTACTGCATTGGAGAGGGAATGTACCACTAGAAGAAACTATAGAAGGTATGGAGAAATTGAAAAAACAGGGGAAAATACTCAGATGGGGTGTTTCAAATTTCGATACAGAAGACATGGAGGAGTTATTGGAGTGTGAGGATGGCAGCAACTGCGTTACCAATCAGGTTTTATATCATTTAGGCTCCAGAGGAATTGAATTTGATCTATTACCATGGCAAAGATTACATAAAATGCCTATTATGGCTTATTGTCCTGTGGCTCAGGGTGGATCACTGAGAACGCAATTATTAAAGGATTCTACAGTAAAGAAAATAGCAGAAAATCATAGTGTAAAGCCGCTGCAGATAATTTTAGCTTGGTGCATGAGATCAAGAAATATAATTGCTATTCCAAAGGCTTCTCAAGCAGAACATGTACTGGAAAATGCGGAAGCTGCTTCTATTGTATTATCAGAAAGTGAATTGGATGAACTGGATAAGGTGTTTTCTAGACCAACTAGGAAAGTTGGGCTTGATATAGTTTAAGTTAAAAGCACTTTAATTATGAATAGGATTATA from Clostridium pasteurianum BC1 includes:
- a CDS encoding helix-turn-helix transcriptional regulator, translating into MKNRLEEIRKQHGMKQEELAEVLEVSRQTIGSLENGRYNPSILLAFKIARYFNMSIEEIFIYEEE
- a CDS encoding aldo/keto reductase, whose product is MIEINKNKIEKIADVNRKLLIELPDKTKVPIIGQGTWYLGEKSNDRAREMAALKLGIELGMTLIDTAEMYGSGRSETLVGEAIKGIRDSVFLVSKVYPHNSGLNNIFSSCENSLKRFGTDHLNLYLLHWRGNVPLEETIEGMEKLKKQGKILRWGVSNFDTEDMEELLECEDGSNCVTNQVLYHLGSRGIEFDLLPWQRLHKMPIMAYCPVAQGGSLRTQLLKDSTVKKIAENHSVKPLQIILAWCMRSRNIIAIPKASQAEHVLENAEAASIVLSESELDELDKVFSRPTRKVGLDIV